One region of Babylonia areolata isolate BAREFJ2019XMU chromosome 29, ASM4173473v1, whole genome shotgun sequence genomic DNA includes:
- the LOC143274900 gene encoding uncharacterized protein LOC143274900 translates to MLLISTILAGGLVIFLGELFPCAAKAIGGSPSSSSAGSAVAQCNDPARERLEELWQSHGTWHDTIFQLDNMATSSVATRLQDIDPDFVDIKQHALQKPTCPFGQGSQAELEAYRNRTGGEIKLCPSHDMINFDENRVPSTLFEKRCSCTGCGFLNEDGRHGHAHSGANTLGCVSVYYYAKVLRRVGCDKQNNVFIYRATLEPLVMGCACEHDARPLKSKIIRSSSHGVGPGGVVATSTTATTTQPPAGKKKRRRRKRIHTPQS, encoded by the exons ATGCTTCTT ATTTCGACCATACTGGCTGGAGGCTTAGTAATCTTCCTGGGCGAACTTTTCCCATGTGCTGCCAAAGCCATAGGgggttccccttcttcttcttctgcgggtTCCGCGGTGGCGCAATGCAATGACCCTGCCCGCGAACGATTGGAGGAGCTGTGGCAAAGTCACGGCACGTGGCACGACACGATCTTCCAGCTAGACAACATGGCCACTAGCAGCGTCGCCACCAGACTACAAGACATCGACCCCGATTTCGTCGACATCAAACAACACGCCCTCCAAAAACCCACCTGCCCTTTCGGACAAGGTTCACAAGCTGAACTGGAAGCCTACCGGAACAGAACAGGTGGGGAAATTAAGTTATGTCCTTCGCACGACATGATAAACTTCGACGAGAACCGTGTTCCTTCGACGCTGTTTGAGAAAAGGTGTTCGTGTACTGGCTGTGGGTTTTTGAACGAGGACGGACGACACGGCCACGCCCACTCAGGGGCGAACACTCTGGGTTGCGTGTCTGTGTATTACTACGCCAAGGTTCTCCGGCGAGTCGGGTGCGACAAACAGAATAATGTGTTCATCTACAGAGCCACCTTGGAGCCTCTGGTGATGGGGTGCGCGTGCGAGCACGATGCGAGACCTTTGAAATCTAAAATAATTCGTTCTTCATCTCACGGCGTTGGGCCCGGGGGGGTCGTCGCGAcgtccaccactgccaccaccacccagcctcctgcgggaaagaagaagaggagga